In Streptomyces sp. NBC_01426, one genomic interval encodes:
- a CDS encoding adenylate/guanylate cyclase domain-containing protein, which produces MTVDDSTSSASASGSAGSSAGTGTPIGRDQHTPHHEVDHTAQPTADPLAIRLEQLILGAERRYTPFQAARSAGVSMELASRFWRAMGFADIGQAKALTEADVLALRRLAGLVEAGLLSEPMAVQVARSTGQTTARLAEWQIDSFLEGLTEPPEPGMTRTEVTYPLVELLLPELEEFLVYVWRRQLAAATGRVVQVADDEEMVDRRLAVGFADLVGFTRLTRRLEEEELGELVEAFETTAADLVAAHGGRLIKTLGDEVLYCADDAATAAEIALRLIETMEADPQMPELRVGIAFGTVTTRMGDVFGTTVNLASRLTSIAPKDAVLVDGAMAEELGRTGAAPLSEKEAASEEGGGTYRFALQPMWQRPVRGLGVVEPWSLTRRTPKIPG; this is translated from the coding sequence TTGACCGTCGACGACTCAACGTCCAGTGCGTCCGCGTCCGGCTCGGCCGGCTCGTCCGCCGGCACGGGCACCCCGATCGGGCGTGACCAGCACACCCCCCACCACGAGGTCGACCACACGGCCCAGCCGACGGCCGACCCGCTCGCCATCCGCCTGGAACAGCTGATCCTGGGCGCCGAGCGCCGCTACACGCCCTTCCAGGCGGCCCGCAGCGCCGGGGTCTCGATGGAGCTGGCCTCCCGCTTCTGGCGGGCCATGGGCTTCGCCGACATCGGCCAGGCCAAGGCCCTGACGGAGGCCGACGTACTGGCGCTGCGCCGCCTCGCCGGTCTGGTGGAGGCCGGCCTGCTGAGCGAGCCCATGGCGGTGCAGGTGGCGCGGTCCACGGGCCAGACCACCGCCCGTCTGGCCGAATGGCAGATCGACTCCTTCCTGGAGGGGCTGACGGAGCCGCCGGAGCCGGGGATGACCCGTACGGAGGTCACGTACCCGCTGGTCGAGCTGCTGCTGCCGGAGCTGGAGGAGTTCCTCGTCTACGTGTGGCGCCGCCAGCTGGCGGCCGCGACCGGACGCGTGGTGCAGGTCGCGGACGACGAGGAGATGGTCGACCGGCGGCTCGCGGTGGGCTTCGCGGACCTGGTGGGCTTCACCCGCCTCACCCGGCGGCTGGAGGAGGAGGAGCTCGGCGAACTCGTCGAGGCCTTCGAGACCACGGCGGCCGACCTGGTCGCCGCGCACGGCGGCCGACTGATCAAGACCCTGGGCGACGAGGTGCTGTACTGCGCCGACGACGCGGCGACGGCGGCGGAGATCGCGTTGCGGCTGATCGAGACCATGGAAGCCGATCCGCAGATGCCCGAACTGCGGGTCGGGATCGCCTTCGGCACGGTGACGACCCGGATGGGCGACGTCTTCGGCACCACGGTGAACCTGGCGAGCCGGCTGACGTCCATAGCCCCCAAGGACGCGGTGCTGGTGGACGGGGCGATGGCCGAGGAACTGGGCCGGACCGGGGCGGCGCCGCTGTCGGAGAAGGAAGCGGCGTCGGAGGAGGGCGGCGGCACCTACCGCTTCGCGCTCCAGCCGATGTGGCAGCGGCCGGTGCGCGGGCTCGGGGTCGTCGAACCCTGGTCGCTGACGCGGAGGACACCTAAGATCCCCGGGTAA
- a CDS encoding biotin--[acetyl-CoA-carboxylase] ligase — MTPSDASAGTPTGGSAGRWSSLDRPPLNVAALRRALVVEDGLWTSLEVVPATGSTNTDLAARAATLPEGAVLVAEEQTAGRGRLDRTWTAPARSGLFFSVLLKPGPDVPQERWGWLTLLAGVATATGLSRAAGVDTALKWPNDLLVTVDGEERKTGGILAERVGDGVVVGIGLNVTLSEDELPVDTAGSLALAKATVTDRDPLLRAVLRSLEQWYGNWRAAGGDPAASGLQETYAAGCATLGKHVRAELPGGRTLTGTAEAVDADGRLVIRTADDAHEAVGAGDVVHLRSTH, encoded by the coding sequence ATGACGCCATCAGATGCATCAGCCGGAACTCCGACCGGAGGTTCCGCGGGCCGCTGGTCCAGCCTCGACCGGCCGCCGTTGAACGTCGCCGCCCTGCGCCGGGCGCTCGTCGTCGAGGACGGGCTGTGGACCTCGCTGGAGGTCGTGCCCGCCACCGGGTCCACCAACACCGATCTCGCCGCCCGGGCCGCGACGCTGCCCGAGGGGGCCGTCCTCGTCGCCGAGGAGCAGACCGCCGGGCGCGGGCGCCTCGACCGGACCTGGACGGCGCCCGCGCGGTCCGGGCTGTTCTTCTCCGTGCTGCTCAAGCCCGGGCCCGACGTACCGCAGGAACGCTGGGGCTGGCTGACCCTGCTGGCCGGCGTGGCCACCGCGACGGGGCTGTCCCGGGCGGCGGGCGTGGACACCGCCCTCAAGTGGCCCAACGACCTGCTGGTCACCGTGGACGGCGAGGAGCGCAAGACCGGCGGGATCCTCGCGGAGCGGGTCGGTGACGGCGTCGTGGTCGGCATCGGGCTCAACGTCACCCTGAGCGAGGACGAGCTGCCGGTGGACACTGCGGGCTCCCTGGCCCTGGCCAAGGCGACCGTCACCGACCGGGACCCGCTGCTCAGGGCCGTGCTGCGGTCCCTGGAGCAGTGGTACGGGAACTGGCGCGCGGCCGGCGGCGACCCGGCGGCCAGCGGTCTCCAGGAGACGTACGCGGCGGGTTGCGCGACGCTGGGCAAGCACGTGCGTGCGGAGCTGCCCGGCGGCCGCACGCTCACCGGGACGGCCGAAGCGGTCGACGCGGACGGTCGGCTCGTCATCCGGACGGCCGACGACGCGCACGAGGCCGTGGGCGCCGGCGACGTCGTCCACCTGCGGTCGACCCATTAG